GCGGATCACGAACAACAAGCTCCACCACTTGTCCGTTATACAGAAGCGTTACATGATGTTCAAGCGCATACGTTTATGGTTCAACAGCTGTTGAATCCAAGTCGTTATTTAAATAATATTGACATCAATATGTTGAATGGAGGGCGCTATCGTGAATGCTAAAATTGGGAAAATGATTAATGATATGCGTCTCAAACGCCTTCATAAAATATTAAAAAAAGTCAACCGCTATCGTGATACATTTGCTGAAATGTCAGACACAGCACTTCAAGCGAAAACGGCAGAATTTAAACAAGCTATACATCAAGGGGTATCCCTAACAGATTTATTACCTGAAGCGTATGCGGTTTTACGTGAAGCAAGCCAGCGTGTATTAGGGATGTATCCGAAAGATGTTCAGGTGCTCGGTGCTATTGTCCTTCACGAAGGGAATATCGCAGAAATGCAAACGGGTGAAGGGAAAACACTCACAGCAACGATGCCACTATACTTGAATGCTTTAACGGGTAAAGGAGCCTATTTAATTACGACGAATGATTATTTAGCGCGTCGAGATTATGAAGAGATGAAACCGTTATTTGAATGGTTAGGTTTGACCATTGCGTTAGGGTTTGTTGATATTCCTGATTATGAATATGCACCGGGTGAAAAACAAAATATTTATAATCATGACATTATTTATACGACAAATGGGCGTCTTGGTTTCGATTATTTAATAGATAACTTAGCTGACGGACAAGAAGGTAAATTTATGCCTGAATTATTTTTTGGCATTATTGACGAAGCGGATTCCATTATTTTAGATTCTGCACAAACACCGCTCGTCATTTCGGGGGCACCACGTGTACAATCAAATTTATTTCATATAGTGAAAGCATTCGTTGAAACGTTACATGAAGATGTCCATTTTAAAATGAAAAAGACGAAAAAAGAAATATGGCTTACACCTGAAGGGATTTCAGCGGCAAACGCCTATTTTGGAGTGCAAAATATTTTCAACCAATCGTATTTTGATTTGGTAAGAAATATTAATTTGGCGTTACGCGCACGTCACTTATTTGAATCCAATTTGGACTATTTTGTCTATGATGGTGAAGTGGTGTTAATTGACCGTATTACTGGACGGATGTTACCAGGAACAAAATTACAAGCAGGATTACACCAAGCGATTGAATCTAAAGAAGATGTAGAGTTAACTCGAGATATGAGTGTCATGGCGACAATCACATTTCAAAACTTATTTCGACAATTTGATGCATTTTCCGGTATGTCTGCCACGAGTAAATTAGGAGAAAAAGAATTTTTCGATTTGTATTCAAAAATCGTTGTGCAAATTCCTACGGATAAACCGATTGAGCGGATAGATTATGAAGATCGTGTGTTTAAAAATGCAGATGATAAAAATGCGGCGATTTTAAAGCGAATCCAAGCATTAAATGAAACAAAGCGTCCTGTGTTGTTAATTACACGAACAGCGGAAGTGGCTGAGTATTTTTCAACGGCATTATTCGACTTAAACATTCCGAATAATTTACTGATTGCACAAAATGTTGCGAAAGAAGCGCAAATGATTTCTGAAGCAGGACAACTCGGTGCAGTGACAGTTGCAACGAGCATGGCTGGCCGTGGTACTGATATAAAGTTGGAAGACGGTGTGAAAGCACTTGGTGGCCTTGCTGTCATCATTAGCGAACATATGGAAAATAGTC
The sequence above is a segment of the Staphylococcus hyicus genome. Coding sequences within it:
- the secA2 gene encoding accessory Sec system translocase SecA2, yielding MNAKIGKMINDMRLKRLHKILKKVNRYRDTFAEMSDTALQAKTAEFKQAIHQGVSLTDLLPEAYAVLREASQRVLGMYPKDVQVLGAIVLHEGNIAEMQTGEGKTLTATMPLYLNALTGKGAYLITTNDYLARRDYEEMKPLFEWLGLTIALGFVDIPDYEYAPGEKQNIYNHDIIYTTNGRLGFDYLIDNLADGQEGKFMPELFFGIIDEADSIILDSAQTPLVISGAPRVQSNLFHIVKAFVETLHEDVHFKMKKTKKEIWLTPEGISAANAYFGVQNIFNQSYFDLVRNINLALRARHLFESNLDYFVYDGEVVLIDRITGRMLPGTKLQAGLHQAIESKEDVELTRDMSVMATITFQNLFRQFDAFSGMSATSKLGEKEFFDLYSKIVVQIPTDKPIERIDYEDRVFKNADDKNAAILKRIQALNETKRPVLLITRTAEVAEYFSTALFDLNIPNNLLIAQNVAKEAQMISEAGQLGAVTVATSMAGRGTDIKLEDGVKALGGLAVIISEHMENSRVDRQLRGRSGRQGDPGSSQIYISLEDYLVERWGKGNMIKNDKLNQVDSAMLENSRFFQKRVQNIVSRAQRVSEEHGVIQREMANEYEKSISIQRELIYKERDRVLDLWDIGALDLSQIASDVFQAAYRQHKLNSEENVIDYIYINISFQFAGDLSELPLHQEQDVVAFLVHQFESTLLAQKQSLNDDYFYTRFVQKAILKAIDSNWIQQVDHLQQLKSSVQNRQNGQRNAIFEYHRVALESFEAMSTDIKEQIIHNLCQSVTAFDKEGKLVVHFPN